From one Leptospira andrefontaineae genomic stretch:
- a CDS encoding phosphatase PAP2 family protein: MRLKPKLYMLVFMTDSFLWKEILFSNSPLEALHISFLKTMLDPFTILFHYLGSSLFFMALVSLIYLCVDRKIGIRMTLGLLIAGIVNGAFKALLTMPRPIGLPFPSELGLMEGSYGFPSGHVQTAVVLYGTLFLHMRIRWVRILTAFLILFMPISRMYAGLHFLGDTLGGFTLGILILFGLEFLFSKDPGILEPGFIGQAPDQKRLKSLVLFILALTVPSILLHDPSQPESTNKSWEQVISSAGALAGFGIGILYNKRAGLDWKSVDSWIVFLIRVGVIILGILIFYLALGKILSSLFGENPVARYFKYGIVCYYIGHLAPILLKRIRGGIYLT; the protein is encoded by the coding sequence TTGCGTTTAAAACCGAAACTTTATATGCTCGTTTTTATGACAGATAGTTTTCTTTGGAAAGAGATCTTATTCTCTAACTCGCCTTTAGAGGCTCTTCATATTTCCTTTTTAAAAACAATGTTGGATCCTTTTACCATTTTGTTCCATTACTTAGGATCTTCTCTATTTTTTATGGCTCTGGTCTCGTTGATCTATCTTTGTGTGGATCGTAAGATAGGGATCAGGATGACTTTGGGATTGTTGATCGCCGGCATTGTAAATGGGGCTTTTAAAGCTCTTCTTACGATGCCTAGACCGATCGGTTTACCGTTTCCGTCTGAGCTTGGACTGATGGAGGGTTCTTACGGATTTCCATCTGGACATGTGCAAACTGCAGTGGTGTTATACGGAACATTATTTTTACATATGCGAATTCGTTGGGTGAGAATACTCACTGCGTTTTTGATCTTATTTATGCCGATCTCAAGAATGTATGCAGGACTTCACTTTTTAGGAGATACATTAGGAGGTTTTACTTTAGGAATACTCATATTATTCGGACTAGAGTTCTTGTTCTCAAAAGATCCTGGAATTTTAGAGCCTGGTTTTATAGGACAGGCGCCGGACCAAAAAAGATTGAAGTCACTCGTACTTTTTATTTTGGCTCTGACTGTGCCTAGCATTCTTCTGCATGATCCAAGCCAACCTGAGTCCACGAATAAATCCTGGGAGCAGGTGATCTCTTCTGCGGGAGCGCTCGCAGGTTTTGGGATCGGGATCTTATACAATAAGAGGGCAGGGCTGGATTGGAAATCAGTCGATTCTTGGATCGTATTTTTGATCCGAGTCGGTGTGATCATTCTTGGGATCTTGATCTTTTATTTGGCTCTCGGAAAAATTCTCTCCTCTCTATTCGGGGAAAATCCGGTTGCCAGATACTTTAAGTATGGGATCGTGTGTTACTATATTGGCCATCTCGCTCCCATTCTTTTGAAAAGAATACGCGGAGGCATTTATCTGACTTAA